The nucleotide sequence GAGAGAGACGGCCGCGAGAAAGCCGATCTTGTTCTCCGAGCCCCGGCCGGCCTTGCCACCCCATCGCTCGCCGCCGAGGTAGGCATAGTCGAGCCGGACGTGGCCGGAGAGGCGGTAACGCTGCTCACGCTCCGCCATGGCGGAGCGTGAGCTTGTGATGCATCAGCCAGGCGCTGGGGTAACTCACCCCGAGATGGCGTGCGAGGGCGAGCGCCGAGAGCCCGGTCTTCGCCTGGCTGAGGAGGCAGATGGCGAGGAACCGCACGGTCAGCGGGAGCTTCGTGCCCCGCATCACGGCGCCTGCGATCAGCGAGGTCTGATGGCGGCAGCCACGGCACTGGAATAGCGTATGGGTGCGCCCCTGCACGCGGCTGTACGCCGCCACGTGGCAGCGCGGAAGGCGCAAGCCCGCCGGCCAGCGTGCCTGCTCGAGGGCCGCCGCACACTGGCACTCCTGCCTGTAAAGTCGAAGGAACTTGGGCATCGAAAGCCGGGTTGAAACGGGGTGCAGTTCATGGGCATGGGGCGATTCTCGGATCTGAATACTGAATGCATGATCAGTATATGCGGACCTCCGAATCGCACCAGCAGACGGTAGCTGACGATCGTTGCTGATCAGGAAACCGCCTGGTAGCCGGCTCGAATTGCCAGCGCGCTCGCCATTGTCGTTAGCGCCCTGCGGTCGTATTGACCGGTGAGGGGTCGGCATTGGCGAACGCGACGCTGAATCCGGCCTTCGGTTTCTGTGCCACCGTCTCGGGGCGAACCCGCTCAGCCTCGAGGCGGAGCTCAAAACCGCACGCCTCGGCGATCTTCTGGATCTGATCGAGGCCCGGAACGCGCCCGGCGTTGCCGCCCTCAAGGCGAGAGATCACGGTACGGCTTGTCTCCACGCGCTCAGCCACTTGCCTTTGGGTCAGGCCTCTCGCCTCGCGCATCCCAAACGCAAGGCGCCCCAAATCGAGCGCCATCGAGGCGCGGCGCATCGCATCGCGGTTCTCGGGGCGTTCGGCGAGCTTATCGAGCAGCCTGTACGCTTGATCGGCCATCAGCAGCCCTTCCCGTAGACATTGGCCGCGCTGCCGATTGCGCCGCGGACATGCGGCATGACTCCGGCGAATTGGGGCTGAACCACCCCGCGCGAAGATCGCTCTGCGCTCGGGTGATGCGCAATGATTGGCTCAGAATCGTAACTGCCCATTGGGAACCGTAAATGAACCGCCTCGGCGCCGGGCGCGAGCCTGTCCACCAATTCGTCGATGCCGGGATACCCGCTGATTGTGCATAACGCTCCCTGGGGCGCAGCGCGTGGCTGGCGTCCTTCCGCTTCCTGGCAGCGCCCGCGCTGCGTGTGTGACGGACAACTCACGGGTTTCTCGGCGACGTTGCCTTTTGAGCTTTTGAGCAGGTTAGCAAATCTGCGACATCTTGTCTTGCGGGCACGACCACAGGTGGTGCACCCACGGGCCGCGGCGTTGCGGGGCGAGCAGCCCGGCGTCGCGCATCAGCCGCGGGACGCGGGGCTTGCCCGTGCGGATGCCCTGCTGGCGCAGCCGCGCCCAGACGTTGCGATGGCCCTCGCCGGTGAACGGCGATTGCTGGATCGTCGCCTTGATGACCGCGGTCAACGCCGCGTCACCCTGGACCGTGTCGGGACCCCGCCCGGCGGGCGGCTGTGCGGACGGTGCGCCGCTGTGACGGCGCGCGGGTAGACCGTCGAGCGGGGGATGCTCCACTCCCGGCGGAGCCAGACCACACCGAAGGGCTCGCCAGTAGAGATCGAGTGCGCCCGGCTCACGAGCTCGACCTCCTCGGGTCCAAGTGGCGCTCTCCTTGTGGCGGCTGACCGCCTCGCGCGAGGCCTCGTGATCCATGGTGAGCTCGCCGACCCTGGCTTGCAGCTCGCGAACCTGCTGCTCGCGTCCATCCCCTGGACGGCTCTTCAGGCCCGCTTCGCCGCCGGCGAGAAACCCCTCACGCCACCGGCTCAGGCATGCCGCCGTCACCCCGAGCTCGCGGCTCAGCGTGTCAAGGTCCTCGCCCCGGAGCAGGCGCAGCACCGCCTCGGTCCTGCGCCTGCTCGAGAAGCGCCCCTTGTCCTTCTTCCCCTGCGGATCGCGCTGGCTCATGGACACCTCCTTCACTGCTTCCAGCAAGGGGAAGGCCCGGCTACACACCCGGGACCTTGCTCCAGTGCGGTGTCCAAAATAACCCGCGAGTAAGCGAACCATGCACGGTGTGGCATAATAATTAACCAGGCGAAGACAAGGAGCGGTGATGACCAAGGGCAATGCACGTCGAATGCTCTGGCAAGCTGTAATGACGCCAGCACAGTTCGAGCGCCTCGATTCGTCACGAGATCCGAGCGAGCCCGGTGTTCTCGCGACCCGGGAGGTGCTTGTCGAGGGGCACGACGTGGCCGTGGCCGCCGAGCGCCATGGCGTCAGCCCGCAGACCATCCACGAGCACATGCAACGAATCATCGGCAACGGGATGGAGGCGCAGGCAACACTCACCGTTCGATTTCAGTGCGCGGGGCGCGACCCGATCGCCTTTGCCGAGGCCCTTGGCTGCGATCCCGCGGACATCAGGTGGTACCCGCCGACCGCCCTCGCGGATGCCGTCCGGTTGATGCGCGCCTGTGCCGAGGCAAGCCATCTGGTCTGGCCGGACCTGCGCAGCACCCTCTCGCTGCTCCCCGGAGCCGAGAAGTTCACCCCGCAGCTTGCCCGCTTCTTCGCCGAGGCCCCCGCTGACTACAGAGCGCGCTGCGAAAAGCTCATCGCCGCGCACGGCAAGCGCACCGGGCTCGTTGATATCGAGCTCGACGTGCCCGCCAGCCGCCATGGACAACTCGAAGCGATCGCGCAGCAAACGCCCGCCCCCTCGGAGTGCCGGGAGGAGACGCAGAGCACCGCGCTCTGGGAGATCACCACCCGCCTTCCCTATGCCCGCTCGCGGGCCACCCAGCGGGAGCTCTTCGACTTCTTTCGCAACGCCACCCGGGGGCGAGCAAGGGAGGGCACGCTCGCCATCACCGAACGGATCTTCGATGAGATCGGCATCGGTGAGATCGAGCAGGCCGCACCCGGGGTTGCCATCGCCCCCGAGGGTGTGGCGGCCTTCGCGCGCATGCTCATCCAGGAGTACCCGGCGCGCATCAACCGCAAGAGCTCCATACAGCCGATCTATCGCCGCGACGCCCTCGCGCGGGCACTCAACAGCTGCCGCCATGAGCTCGGACCGCGCCTTCGCAGCGCCCGCGGACGCGCGGCGCTGAAGCGGATCTACCTGGATGGCGTGCCACCGAACAGCGCCTTCTCCGACGCCGGCTTCGACTCCGTGCCCAGGCGCGATGTGCGCGCCCTGGGTGCGGCGCTGAAAGACGAGCAGGTCCATCTCCCGCTCCACTACCTCATTTCCGCAAGCGAGAAGCCGGCGCTTGAGGCCGCACTGAGAAAGTTCGGCGCTGAGCCGCTTACCCTCGAGACCGAGGCCGTCGCAGGCAGCCGCCGGGTCAACGCCCAGGCGATCCTCGGCATCCTGCATCAGCGGCGGGGGCCGCCCCCACGCGTCAGCCCAGGCCCTTAAGACTTACCGCTGCATTGCGAAAAACCAGGAATACCGGGGGGCGGAGGATCGCTGCTAGTCGCCGCCGGTGACCTTCTTCCGGGCCGCCTCGCACAGCTCATCCATCGAGCGCTTTCCGGGGGCGCTGGCAAGCCCCGCATCGATCCGCGCCTGACGCCGCTGATTACGCCGGATCAGCTCGCGCACGTAGTCGCTCGTGCTCCTGTAGCGACCACTTTGCGCCGGCTGCTCGGCCGAGCGCTTCATCGCCGCGGGTAGGGAAACGCTCATCGTGGCCATGGTGGATACTCTAACGACAGGGTCTTGGAGCCACTTGGCCATCATTGTCAAATCTGGCCCGGCGCCCCCGCTGGGGCTGCGGCGTTGCCAGGGAGAAAAGCAGCGACTCTGCGACGTCTCGTCTTGCCAGCACGCTCACCAGTGGCGGTAATAAGGGGCTTCCCATACAGGGCCCCCGTCGTCATTCGGCCGATCAAAAGGGATGGTCAGTTGGCAATGTCCGCCGATGTGGCGTACATTACACGAATGTGAGAGTCGCTCGGGCGGCGAGGAATCAGGTTGGAGTGAGACGAGAGATGGAGCAGAGGGACAGGCAAGCCAGTCGCATGTACATTCGCACCTCGCAGGCCATGCGAGAGCAGGTGAGCCGCGCTGCAGCTCTATCGGGTCAGGGCGTGAGCGAATACGTCAGGGACGTCCTGGCTCGTGAGGCGCGGCGCACCATTGAAGCGCATGAGACCATCGCGATCGCCGAAGGCGACCGCGATGCCTTCATTGAAGCGATGCGCAAACCTCCGGCGTGGCCCGAGCACATGAAGGCCAAGGTACGGCGCTATCGCGAGCGTATTGCCAGCGAATGAGGATAGTTGCCCTTGCGAGGGAATCCCATAAGCAAGGCCGTACGGCGTTCCATTGCGGCAGGCCGAAGCTCGATGACTGGCTCGCCAGGCGGGCCACGCAGTATCGGAAGAACGATCTCGCCCAGACTTACTTGCTCATAGACGATGCTCGAGAGCCGCCAAAGGTCGCTGGTTTCTATGCTCTATCAAGCGCTAGCATCCAGCCTGATGACTGGCCGGCAGATCTCCGTGGCCCACGTGGGAAGAACCATCCCCTGCCAGTGATACTCCTCGGGCAGCTGGCCGTCGATCGAGGCTATGCGGGCCGCGGATACGCCAGTGATCTTCTTGTCGATGCCTTGCACAGAGCCGCGCTCGTCGGCGAGCAAATTGGGACCGCCGCCGTCATCGTCGACGCCTTGGATCAAAGCGCCGTACAGTTCTACAAACACCACGGCTTTCAGCCGCTGCCGAGCCATCCCTTGCGACTACTGCGACCACTGAAGTCGATTCGTGATCTCCTGGAGC is from Spiribacter halobius and encodes:
- a CDS encoding helix-turn-helix transcriptional regulator; its protein translation is MADQAYRLLDKLAERPENRDAMRRASMALDLGRLAFGMREARGLTQRQVAERVETSRTVISRLEGGNAGRVPGLDQIQKIAEACGFELRLEAERVRPETVAQKPKAGFSVAFANADPSPVNTTAGR
- a CDS encoding IS3 family transposase, whose translation is MSQRDPQGKKDKGRFSSRRRTEAVLRLLRGEDLDTLSRELGVTAACLSRWREGFLAGGEAGLKSRPGDGREQQVRELQARVGELTMDHEASREAVSRHKESATWTRGGRAREPGALDLYWRALRCGLAPPGVEHPPLDGLPARRHSGAPSAQPPAGRGPDTVQGDAALTAVIKATIQQSPFTGEGHRNVWARLRQQGIRTGKPRVPRLMRDAGLLAPQRRGPWVHHLWSCPQDKMSQIC
- a CDS encoding ribbon-helix-helix domain-containing protein, whose translation is MATMSVSLPAAMKRSAEQPAQSGRYRSTSDYVRELIRRNQRRQARIDAGLASAPGKRSMDELCEAARKKVTGGD
- a CDS encoding type II toxin-antitoxin system TacA family antitoxin, which produces MYIRTSQAMREQVSRAAALSGQGVSEYVRDVLAREARRTIEAHETIAIAEGDRDAFIEAMRKPPAWPEHMKAKVRRYRERIASE
- a CDS encoding GNAT family N-acetyltransferase, which translates into the protein MRIVALARESHKQGRTAFHCGRPKLDDWLARRATQYRKNDLAQTYLLIDDAREPPKVAGFYALSSASIQPDDWPADLRGPRGKNHPLPVILLGQLAVDRGYAGRGYASDLLVDALHRAALVGEQIGTAAVIVDALDQSAVQFYKHHGFQPLPSHPLRLLRPLKSIRDLLEL